In Streptomyces sp. NBC_00091, the following proteins share a genomic window:
- a CDS encoding EF-hand domain-containing protein, with the protein MADIESARATFDKFDVNGDGFVTADEYSAAMKAMGDAHVTAAVADAVLAAKDANGDKLLSFDEFWASLNK; encoded by the coding sequence GTGGCTGACATCGAGAGCGCACGGGCGACGTTCGACAAGTTCGACGTGAACGGTGACGGCTTCGTCACGGCCGACGAGTACAGCGCGGCCATGAAGGCGATGGGCGACGCGCACGTCACCGCCGCGGTCGCGGACGCCGTGCTCGCCGCCAAGGACGCCAACGGCGACAAGCTGCTCAGCTTCGACGAGTTCTGGGCCTCCCTGAACAAGTAG
- the cbiQ gene encoding cobalt ECF transporter T component CbiQ produces MLPIDVAAHGSRWRGRHPLEKALLGFGLTLTAVCLPPWPGGPLVAAATLAVLLGPAGVAGRQLWRAFRVPLGFCVTGALPLLVSVGGPDGFLALAPDGPRQAAELLLRTSAASLGVLLFAFTTPVSDVLPRLVRAGVPAPVVDVALVMYRIGFLLLDSMAQVRRAQAARLGQTSRAAVWRSLAGLAATSFVRAFDRAARLQEGLAGRGYDGALRVLIPEAALSRRFLTGSAALLTALVAGTLVLKELWL; encoded by the coding sequence GTGCTGCCGATCGACGTGGCGGCCCACGGCAGCCGCTGGCGGGGCCGCCATCCGCTGGAGAAGGCCCTGCTGGGGTTCGGGCTCACCCTCACCGCGGTCTGCCTGCCGCCGTGGCCCGGCGGGCCGTTGGTCGCCGCGGCGACGCTGGCGGTGCTGCTCGGTCCCGCCGGGGTGGCCGGGCGGCAGCTGTGGCGGGCCTTCCGGGTCCCGCTCGGCTTCTGTGTCACCGGGGCGCTGCCGCTGCTCGTCTCGGTGGGCGGCCCGGACGGGTTCCTCGCCCTGGCCCCGGACGGGCCCCGGCAGGCGGCGGAGCTGCTGCTGCGCACCTCGGCGGCCTCGCTCGGGGTGCTGCTGTTCGCCTTCACCACACCGGTCTCGGACGTGCTGCCCCGGCTGGTGCGGGCCGGGGTGCCGGCGCCGGTGGTGGACGTGGCCCTGGTCATGTACCGGATCGGCTTCCTGCTGCTGGACTCGATGGCGCAGGTCCGCCGCGCCCAGGCGGCCCGGCTCGGGCAGACCAGCCGGGCGGCGGTGTGGCGTTCGCTGGCGGGGCTCGCGGCGACCTCGTTCGTCCGGGCCTTCGACCGCGCGGCCCGGCTCCAGGAGGGGCTGGCGGGCCGCGGTTACGACGGCGCGCTGCGGGTGCTGATCCCGGAGGCGGCGCTGTCCCGGCGGTTCCTGACGGGGTCCGCCGCCCTGCTGACCGCCCTGGTCGCGGGGACCCTCGTACTGAAGGAGCTGTGGCTTTGA
- a CDS encoding flavodoxin family protein: protein MAADSFAYPDLSAVYVNCTLKRSPETSNTEGLIAKSRAVMESAGARTSLVRAVDHDIATGVWPDMTDHGWESDQWPVLYSQIMDADILVLCGPIWLGDNSSVMKQVIERLYACSSLLNDQGQYAYYGRVGGALITGNEDGVKHCAMNILYSLQHLGYAIPPQADAGWIGEAGPGPSYLDPDSGGPENDFTNRNTAFMSWNLMHLAALLKRAGGMPAHGNQRSLWDAGCRFDFPNPEHR, encoded by the coding sequence GTGGCTGCCGACTCCTTCGCGTACCCGGACCTCTCCGCCGTCTACGTCAACTGCACCCTCAAACGCTCTCCCGAGACCAGCAACACCGAGGGCCTGATCGCCAAGAGCCGCGCCGTCATGGAGTCGGCCGGCGCGCGGACCTCGCTGGTCCGGGCCGTCGACCACGACATCGCCACCGGCGTCTGGCCGGACATGACCGACCACGGCTGGGAGAGCGACCAGTGGCCGGTCCTCTACAGCCAGATCATGGACGCCGACATCCTCGTGCTGTGCGGCCCGATCTGGCTGGGCGACAACAGCTCCGTCATGAAGCAGGTCATCGAGCGGCTCTACGCCTGCTCCTCGCTGCTCAACGACCAGGGCCAGTACGCCTACTACGGGCGCGTCGGCGGAGCCCTGATCACCGGCAACGAGGACGGCGTCAAGCACTGCGCCATGAACATCCTCTACAGCCTCCAGCACCTCGGCTACGCCATCCCGCCCCAGGCCGACGCGGGCTGGATCGGCGAGGCCGGCCCCGGCCCCTCCTACCTGGACCCGGACTCCGGCGGCCCCGAGAACGACTTCACCAACCGCAACACCGCCTTCATGTCCTGGAACCTGATGCACCTGGCCGCCCTCCTCAAGCGCGCCGGCGGCATGCCCGCGCACGGCAACCAGCGCTCCCTGTGGGACGCCGGCTGCCGCTTCGACTTCCCCAACCCCGAACACCGCTGA
- a CDS encoding polysaccharide deacetylase family protein, whose product MLCYPDRRTALRATAAVAAGALTAACGADGGPAAPGPVRPAPARPAEPARPAKPVQAAPAPRRFPGQPVEIGHGPRERAKVALTFHGNGDPAIARAVLAAAEKAGARVTVLAIGSWLDAHPAMARRILDGGHELGNHTQRHLAINDLPEAEAYAEITHCAQRLKRLTGSIGTWFRPSQTQYASPLVRELAQRAGYPHVLSYDVDSLDFTSPGAAAVIRTVTGTIQGGSVVSLHFGYADTVDAMPPLLEELARRELRAVTTTELLTS is encoded by the coding sequence GTGCTCTGTTACCCAGACCGCCGTACGGCCCTGCGCGCCACCGCGGCGGTCGCCGCCGGTGCCCTCACCGCGGCCTGCGGCGCGGACGGCGGCCCGGCGGCGCCGGGGCCCGTCCGGCCCGCTCCCGCCAGGCCCGCCGAGCCGGCCCGGCCTGCCAAGCCCGTCCAGGCGGCCCCCGCCCCCCGCCGGTTCCCCGGGCAGCCCGTCGAGATCGGGCACGGCCCCCGCGAGCGGGCGAAGGTCGCGCTCACCTTCCACGGCAACGGCGACCCCGCCATCGCCCGCGCCGTGCTGGCCGCGGCGGAGAAGGCCGGCGCGCGGGTCACCGTACTGGCCATCGGCAGCTGGCTCGACGCCCACCCCGCCATGGCCCGGCGGATCCTCGACGGCGGCCACGAACTCGGCAACCACACCCAGCGCCACCTCGCGATCAACGACCTGCCCGAGGCGGAGGCCTACGCCGAGATCACCCACTGCGCCCAGCGCCTCAAGCGCCTCACCGGATCGATCGGCACCTGGTTCCGCCCCTCGCAGACCCAGTACGCCAGTCCGCTCGTCCGCGAGCTGGCCCAGCGGGCCGGCTACCCGCACGTCCTCTCGTACGACGTGGACTCCCTCGACTTCACCTCGCCCGGCGCCGCGGCCGTCATCCGCACCGTCACCGGGACGATCCAGGGCGGATCGGTGGTGAGCCTGCACTTCGGCTACGCGGACACGGTCGACGCGATGCCGCCCCTCCTCGAAGAACTCGCGCGCCGCGAACTGCGCGCGGTGACCACCACGGAGCTGCTGACCTCATGA
- a CDS encoding energy-coupling factor ABC transporter permease encodes MHIAEGFLPPLHAVAWGAASAPFVVHGVRALTREVKANPESTLLLGASGAFTFVLSALKIPSVTGSCSHPTGTGLGAILFRPPIMAVLGTITLLFQALLLAHGGLTTLGANVFSMAIAGPWAGYGVYRLLRKSGAPLMVTVFFGAFFADLVTYCVTSVQLALAFPDPASGFLGSLEKFAGIFALTQIPLAVSEGLLTVLVMRLLMQSSKSDLVRLGVARLTGSGTAKTAKQEAAL; translated from the coding sequence ATGCATATAGCCGAGGGGTTCCTGCCCCCTTTGCACGCGGTCGCCTGGGGCGCCGCGTCCGCCCCCTTCGTCGTCCACGGGGTCCGCGCCCTGACCCGCGAGGTGAAGGCCAATCCGGAGAGCACCCTGCTGCTCGGGGCGTCCGGAGCGTTCACCTTCGTACTGTCCGCCCTGAAGATCCCGTCCGTGACGGGCAGTTGTTCGCACCCGACCGGGACGGGGCTGGGGGCCATCCTCTTCCGGCCGCCGATCATGGCGGTGCTCGGCACGATCACCCTGCTCTTCCAGGCGCTGCTGCTGGCCCACGGCGGGCTCACCACCCTGGGCGCCAACGTGTTCTCGATGGCCATCGCCGGGCCCTGGGCGGGCTACGGGGTCTACCGGCTGCTGCGGAAGTCCGGAGCGCCGCTGATGGTGACGGTCTTCTTCGGCGCCTTCTTCGCCGACCTGGTCACCTACTGCGTGACCTCGGTCCAGCTGGCGCTGGCCTTCCCCGACCCGGCGAGCGGCTTCCTCGGCTCGCTGGAGAAGTTCGCGGGGATCTTCGCGCTCACCCAGATCCCGCTCGCGGTCAGCGAGGGGCTGCTGACGGTGCTCGTGATGCGGCTGCTGATGCAGTCCAGCAAGTCCGACCTCGTCCGGCTCGGGGTCGCCAGGCTGACCGGGAGCGGGACGGCGAAGACGGCGAAGCAGGAGGCGGCGCTCTGA
- a CDS encoding enoyl-CoA hydratase/isomerase family protein, with protein MTISLEVSEGVGTILLDRPPMNALDIATQDRLRELAVEATDRADVRTVVLYGGEKVFAAGADIKEMQNMDHAAMVARSRGLQDAFTAVARIPKPVVAAITGYALGGGCELALCADYRIAADNAKLGQPEILLGLIPGAGGTQRLSRLIGPSKAKDLIFTGRMVKAEEALALGLVDRIVPAAEVYEQAHAWAAKLAQGPALALRAAKECVDAGLEADIDTGLTIERNWFAGLFATEDRERGMRSFVEEGPGKAKFV; from the coding sequence ATGACCATCTCTCTCGAAGTCTCCGAAGGCGTCGGCACCATCCTGCTGGACCGCCCGCCCATGAACGCCCTGGACATCGCCACCCAGGACCGGCTGCGCGAGCTCGCGGTGGAGGCCACCGACCGTGCCGACGTGCGCACGGTCGTCCTCTACGGCGGGGAGAAGGTGTTCGCGGCCGGCGCGGACATCAAGGAGATGCAGAACATGGACCACGCGGCCATGGTCGCCCGGTCCCGCGGTCTCCAGGACGCCTTCACGGCCGTCGCCCGGATCCCCAAGCCCGTCGTCGCCGCCATCACCGGTTACGCCCTCGGCGGCGGGTGCGAGCTGGCCCTGTGCGCCGACTACCGGATCGCCGCCGACAACGCGAAGCTCGGCCAGCCCGAGATCCTGCTCGGCCTGATCCCGGGCGCGGGCGGCACCCAGCGGCTGTCCCGGCTGATCGGCCCCTCCAAGGCCAAGGACCTGATCTTCACCGGCCGGATGGTCAAGGCCGAAGAGGCCCTCGCCCTCGGCCTGGTGGACCGGATCGTGCCCGCCGCCGAGGTGTACGAGCAGGCGCACGCCTGGGCCGCGAAGCTCGCCCAGGGCCCGGCGCTCGCGCTGCGCGCCGCGAAGGAGTGCGTGGACGCGGGCCTGGAGGCGGACATCGACACCGGCCTGACCATCGAACGCAACTGGTTCGCGGGCCTGTTCGCCACCGAGGACCGGGAGCGCGGTATGCGCAGCTTCGTCGAAGAGGGCCCGGGCAAGGCCAAGTTTGTATGA
- a CDS encoding energy-coupling factor ABC transporter substrate-binding protein encodes MTRNAKINTLLLLVVAALAVLPLALGLGEGKEEPFAGADGQAEAAITELKPDYEPWFSPLYEPPSAEIESALFALQAALGAGVLAYYFGVRKGRRQGAAQALAEAGAARSTPES; translated from the coding sequence ATGACCAGGAACGCGAAGATCAACACCCTGCTGCTGCTCGTGGTGGCGGCGCTGGCCGTGCTCCCGCTCGCACTGGGCCTCGGCGAGGGCAAGGAGGAGCCGTTCGCGGGCGCCGACGGGCAGGCGGAGGCGGCCATCACCGAGCTGAAGCCGGATTACGAGCCCTGGTTCTCCCCGCTGTACGAACCCCCGTCCGCGGAGATCGAGTCGGCGCTGTTCGCCCTCCAGGCGGCCCTGGGCGCGGGCGTGCTCGCGTACTACTTCGGTGTCCGCAAGGGCCGCCGCCAGGGCGCGGCGCAGGCCCTCGCCGAGGCCGGGGCCGCCCGCTCCACCCCGGAGTCGTAG
- a CDS encoding ATP-binding cassette domain-containing protein, with protein MPVTPLVELVGAGYAYEDGPAVLSGVDFGIAEGRALVLLGRNGSGKTTLMRLLSGGLRPGSGALRLDGAEVAYDRKGLTRLRTSVQLVVQDPDDQLFAASVEQDVSFGPMNLGLPAPEVRERVDSALAALDITALRDRPTHLLSYGQRKRAAIAGAVAMAPRVLILDEPTAGLDPDGQERLLDVLAGLRAVGTTVVMATHDVDLAVRWADDAAVLTPAGIRVGPAGVLLSDPDLLASAGLRQAWSPAVTAFLRAHGLLAPDLPGPRVPQALADWPRAASRTRPQT; from the coding sequence TTGCCCGTGACCCCGTTGGTGGAGCTGGTCGGCGCGGGTTACGCGTACGAGGACGGCCCGGCGGTGCTGTCCGGGGTGGACTTCGGCATCGCCGAGGGCCGGGCGCTGGTGCTGCTGGGCCGCAACGGCAGCGGCAAGACCACGCTGATGCGGCTGCTGAGCGGGGGGCTGCGGCCCGGCTCGGGGGCGCTGCGCCTGGACGGCGCGGAGGTGGCGTACGACCGCAAGGGCCTGACCCGGCTGCGGACCTCGGTGCAGCTGGTGGTGCAGGACCCGGACGACCAGCTCTTCGCGGCCTCCGTCGAGCAGGACGTGTCCTTCGGCCCGATGAACCTGGGGCTCCCTGCGCCGGAGGTCCGCGAGCGGGTGGACTCGGCGCTGGCCGCGCTGGACATCACCGCGCTGCGGGACCGCCCGACGCACCTGCTGTCGTACGGGCAGCGCAAGCGCGCGGCGATCGCGGGCGCGGTGGCGATGGCGCCGCGGGTGCTGATCCTGGACGAGCCCACGGCCGGACTCGACCCGGACGGCCAGGAACGCCTCCTGGACGTCCTCGCGGGACTGCGGGCCGTCGGCACCACGGTGGTCATGGCCACCCACGACGTGGACCTCGCGGTCCGCTGGGCCGACGACGCGGCGGTCCTGACCCCGGCCGGCATCCGGGTGGGTCCCGCCGGGGTCCTCCTGTCGGATCCGGACCTGCTGGCCTCGGCGGGCCTGCGCCAGGCCTGGTCCCCCGCGGTGACGGCCTTCCTGCGCGCCCACGGCCTGCTGGCCCCGGACCTGCCCGGCCCCCGTGTCCCGCAGGCGCTGGCCGACTGGCCGCGAGCGGCCTCGCGGACCCGGCCGCAAACCTAG
- a CDS encoding PadR family transcriptional regulator: MSLPHAILTALLEKPSSGLELTRRFDKSIGYFWSATHQQIYRELGRLEEAGLIRALPSEGPVRGQKKEYEVLPDGGAELARWVDESQDPKPMRDALLLRIRAAAVVGPQRLGPELRRHLELHRAQLATYEAIEAKDFPPGRDTAPDRLRRLVLHGGIALESFWLSWLEEALGEVEDLSGVQDPGEVQDPSGAEGLAPPEGGGA; this comes from the coding sequence ATGTCGCTGCCGCACGCCATCCTCACCGCCCTGCTGGAGAAGCCCTCGTCGGGGCTGGAGCTGACCCGGCGGTTCGACAAGTCGATCGGCTACTTCTGGTCCGCGACGCACCAGCAGATCTACCGCGAGCTGGGGCGGCTGGAGGAGGCCGGGCTGATCCGGGCGCTGCCGAGCGAGGGGCCCGTGCGGGGGCAGAAGAAGGAGTACGAGGTCCTGCCCGACGGCGGCGCGGAGCTGGCGCGGTGGGTGGACGAGAGCCAGGACCCGAAGCCGATGCGGGACGCGCTGCTGCTGCGGATCCGCGCGGCGGCCGTGGTGGGACCGCAGCGGCTCGGGCCGGAGCTGCGGCGCCATCTGGAGCTGCACCGGGCGCAGTTGGCGACGTACGAGGCCATCGAGGCGAAGGACTTCCCGCCGGGGCGGGACACCGCCCCGGACCGGCTGCGCCGGCTGGTGCTGCACGGGGGGATCGCTCTGGAGAGCTTCTGGCTGAGCTGGCTGGAGGAGGCCCTGGGCGAGGTGGAGGACCTGAGCGGGGTGCAGGACCCGGGCGAGGTGCAGGACCCGAGCGGTGCGGAGGGCCTGGCGCCGCCGGAGGGCGGCGGGGCCTGA
- a CDS encoding ATP-binding protein: MAGLEGVEQPRQRSSASAVRLTAAVEDEQGLRALELYGNPAEAEVTLPSMPESASTARRLTQSVVVRFWGLSPQISEHAVLLVSELVGNAVRHTGARSFGLRMLRRRGWIRVEVRDPSRGLPCLMPVHELDTTGRGLFLVDKLSDRWGADLLPRGKITWFEMRVADR; this comes from the coding sequence ATGGCGGGCCTGGAGGGTGTGGAACAGCCGCGGCAGCGCAGCAGCGCTTCGGCCGTACGGCTGACGGCGGCGGTCGAGGACGAACAGGGCCTCAGAGCCCTGGAGTTGTACGGGAACCCGGCCGAGGCGGAAGTGACGCTGCCGTCCATGCCGGAGTCCGCGAGCACGGCCCGTCGGCTCACCCAGAGCGTTGTCGTCCGCTTCTGGGGGCTGTCGCCGCAGATCTCGGAGCACGCCGTCCTGTTGGTCTCGGAACTCGTCGGGAACGCGGTGCGCCACACCGGGGCCCGCTCCTTCGGCTTACGGATGCTGCGCCGGCGCGGCTGGATCCGGGTCGAGGTGCGCGATCCCTCGCGCGGGCTGCCCTGTCTGATGCCGGTGCACGAGCTGGACACCACCGGCCGGGGGTTGTTCCTCGTCGACAAGCTGTCCGACCGCTGGGGCGCCGACCTGCTGCCGCGCGGCAAGATCACCTGGTTCGAGATGCGGGTCGCCGACCGCTAG
- a CDS encoding cytochrome P450, with the protein MSVEQLEGREDREQPLLDFPLSRRGDVLPQECAWLREKAPVARVRTLTGDPAWLVSSYALAKQVLEDERFSLKDTANAGVPRQYALTIPPEVVNNMGNINSAGLRNAVMKALNPRQQGLQELLRATAGELLDRIVAEGGPADLRAGFADPFSAALHCRVLGVPFEDWRRLMSGLDVAFMTVREPFADSALNWYKDVGYFAGRLEAQLALPAEERTGLLGRFAGLKEADPESAHLTDEMFATVAVSLFGAGAVSTSAFLVLAVLALLQKPELIGYLREHPERMGRAVDELLRWNLSVGDGLPRIALADVQVGDVLVREGELVLVLLEGANFDPEAFENPDELDLERESSHPNLAFGAGRHFCPASALGRAHAEIALEVLVERLPGLRLAVPAENLVWRTGFIKRLPERLPVAW; encoded by the coding sequence ATGAGCGTCGAGCAGCTTGAGGGCCGGGAGGACCGGGAGCAGCCGCTCCTGGACTTCCCGCTCTCGCGGCGCGGTGACGTCCTCCCGCAGGAGTGCGCCTGGCTGCGCGAAAAGGCTCCCGTCGCCAGGGTCCGCACCCTGACCGGGGACCCGGCCTGGCTGGTGAGCAGCTACGCGCTGGCCAAGCAGGTGCTGGAGGACGAGCGGTTCAGTCTCAAGGACACCGCCAACGCCGGGGTGCCCCGCCAGTACGCGCTGACGATCCCGCCCGAGGTCGTCAACAACATGGGCAACATCAACAGCGCCGGTCTGCGCAACGCGGTGATGAAGGCGCTCAACCCCCGCCAGCAGGGCCTTCAGGAGCTGCTGCGCGCCACGGCCGGGGAGCTGCTCGACCGGATCGTCGCCGAGGGGGGCCCGGCCGACCTCCGGGCCGGCTTCGCCGACCCGTTCTCCGCGGCCCTGCACTGCCGGGTGCTGGGGGTGCCGTTCGAGGACTGGCGCCGGCTGATGTCGGGGCTGGACGTCGCGTTCATGACCGTACGCGAGCCGTTCGCCGACTCGGCCCTCAACTGGTACAAGGACGTCGGCTACTTCGCGGGGCGGCTGGAGGCGCAGCTGGCGCTGCCGGCCGAGGAGCGTACGGGGCTCCTCGGCAGGTTCGCCGGGCTGAAGGAGGCCGATCCGGAGTCGGCCCACCTGACGGACGAGATGTTCGCGACCGTCGCCGTCTCGCTCTTCGGCGCGGGCGCCGTCTCCACGTCCGCCTTCCTGGTCCTCGCGGTCCTCGCGCTGCTCCAGAAGCCCGAGCTGATCGGGTATCTGCGCGAGCACCCGGAGCGCATGGGCCGGGCCGTCGACGAGCTGCTGCGCTGGAACCTGTCCGTCGGGGACGGCCTGCCGCGCATCGCGCTGGCGGACGTCCAGGTCGGTGACGTCCTGGTCCGGGAGGGCGAGCTGGTGCTCGTCCTGCTGGAGGGGGCCAACTTCGACCCGGAGGCCTTCGAGAACCCGGACGAGCTGGACCTCGAGCGGGAGAGCTCCCACCCCAACCTCGCCTTCGGCGCCGGCCGGCACTTCTGCCCGGCCTCGGCGCTGGGCCGGGCGCACGCCGAGATCGCGCTGGAGGTGCTGGTCGAGCGGCTGCCCGGGCTGCGCCTCGCGGTGCCGGCGGAGAACCTGGTGTGGCGTACGGGCTTCATCAAGCGGCTGCCCGAGCGACTTCCGGTCGCCTGGTAG
- a CDS encoding tRNA-dependent cyclodipeptide synthase, whose translation MTITADASFEVLPFTRTCRHIWEDGDHVLIGVSPGNSYFSAERVSSLARWATTRFAQVDFVYADLHVDRMFAAFGYTTEHAQKRAAKEIKAVRRRIVKGVEESGPQHAEIRVRALSEFQANPVYRLLHRRVLHFLDTDDVFRKGCEEMALHFVGSKLPEGESITDAQLRVCFDYMAAELPFFIDTPSILDVPSSVAAYHVKMPMTDVLFARGGGLRATRNQAYAVVRPEPAVSHGTAAAATEGNVDERRAA comes from the coding sequence GTGACGATCACAGCTGACGCATCATTCGAAGTTCTGCCCTTCACCCGTACCTGCCGCCATATCTGGGAAGACGGCGACCATGTGCTCATCGGCGTGAGTCCTGGCAACAGCTACTTCAGTGCCGAGCGCGTGTCCAGTCTCGCCCGATGGGCCACGACCCGCTTCGCGCAGGTCGACTTCGTGTACGCAGACCTCCACGTGGACCGGATGTTCGCCGCTTTCGGCTACACCACGGAACACGCGCAGAAGCGTGCGGCGAAGGAGATCAAGGCGGTTCGGAGGAGGATCGTCAAAGGCGTCGAGGAATCAGGGCCTCAGCACGCCGAGATCCGAGTGAGGGCACTTTCGGAGTTCCAGGCGAACCCCGTCTACCGGCTTCTGCACCGGCGCGTACTGCATTTCCTCGACACCGACGACGTATTCCGCAAGGGCTGCGAGGAAATGGCCCTGCATTTTGTCGGCTCCAAGTTGCCCGAAGGTGAATCCATCACGGACGCGCAGTTGCGTGTGTGTTTCGACTACATGGCGGCGGAGCTGCCCTTCTTCATCGACACTCCCAGCATTCTCGACGTGCCCTCCTCCGTCGCCGCCTACCACGTCAAGATGCCGATGACGGACGTCCTCTTCGCCCGCGGCGGGGGCCTGCGCGCCACCCGCAACCAGGCGTACGCCGTCGTACGCCCCGAGCCCGCCGTCTCCCACGGCACCGCCGCCGCAGCAACCGAAGGGAACGTCGATGAGCGTCGAGCAGCTTGA
- a CDS encoding YncE family protein, translating to MTTIRLPRKATVLLAGLVLAALAGCGSADKAPAEALGSKGPAKPVKAVPAVPPGLAGMPPLLDPNDVYAADRPNRLSPVVKDFPSRVYVPNTNSNTVSVIDPATYKVIDTIPVGVQPQHVVPSWDMKTLWVNNNRGHTLTPINPATGEAGAPVEVHDPYNLYFTPNGKYAVVMASMDRELVFRDPHTMNRVKTVPVTCFGVNHADFSADGRYFIVSCEFSGELLKVDTERMEVVGQQKLPFEGAMPQDVKISPDGKTFYVADMMAHGMWVLSGDKFDVPQLLPTGKGCHGLYVSRDSKEMYVSNRGEGTVSVFDFKEKRLTKKWELPDGGSPDMGGVSADGKVLWLSGRYNSEVYAIDTVTGKQLARIPVGGGPHGLAVYPQPGRYSLGHTGIFR from the coding sequence ATGACGACCATCCGCCTTCCCCGGAAGGCCACCGTGCTGCTCGCCGGTCTGGTCCTCGCCGCCCTGGCCGGCTGCGGTTCGGCCGACAAGGCCCCCGCCGAGGCGCTCGGCTCCAAGGGCCCGGCCAAGCCCGTCAAGGCCGTCCCCGCCGTGCCCCCGGGGCTGGCCGGGATGCCCCCGCTGCTCGACCCGAACGACGTGTACGCCGCCGACCGGCCGAACCGGCTCTCCCCGGTGGTCAAGGACTTCCCGTCCCGCGTCTACGTGCCCAACACCAACTCCAACACGGTGTCCGTCATCGACCCGGCCACCTACAAGGTCATCGACACCATCCCGGTCGGCGTCCAGCCCCAGCACGTGGTGCCCTCCTGGGACATGAAGACCCTGTGGGTCAACAACAACCGCGGCCACACCCTCACCCCGATCAACCCGGCCACCGGCGAGGCCGGCGCACCCGTCGAGGTCCACGACCCGTACAACCTGTACTTCACGCCCAACGGCAAGTACGCGGTCGTGATGGCCTCCATGGACCGCGAGCTGGTCTTCCGCGACCCGCACACCATGAACCGCGTGAAGACCGTCCCGGTGACCTGTTTCGGGGTCAACCACGCCGACTTCTCGGCGGACGGCCGCTACTTCATCGTGAGCTGCGAGTTCTCCGGCGAACTGCTCAAGGTGGACACCGAGCGGATGGAGGTCGTCGGCCAGCAGAAGCTCCCCTTCGAGGGCGCGATGCCCCAGGACGTGAAGATCTCCCCCGACGGAAAGACCTTCTACGTCGCGGACATGATGGCGCACGGCATGTGGGTGCTCAGCGGGGACAAGTTCGACGTCCCCCAGCTGCTGCCCACCGGCAAGGGCTGCCACGGCCTGTACGTCAGCCGCGACTCCAAGGAGATGTACGTCTCCAACCGGGGCGAGGGCACCGTCTCCGTCTTCGACTTCAAGGAGAAGCGGCTCACCAAGAAGTGGGAACTCCCGGACGGCGGCAGCCCCGACATGGGCGGGGTCTCGGCCGACGGCAAGGTGCTGTGGCTGTCCGGCCGCTACAACTCCGAGGTCTACGCGATCGACACCGTCACCGGCAAGCAGCTGGCCCGGATCCCGGTCGGCGGCGGCCCCCACGGCCTCGCCGTGTACCCGCAGCCCGGCCGCTACTCCCTCGGCCACACCGGGATCTTCCGGTAG